TGAAATCCATCTTTAACATGGTACCAGGTCACAGGAACTCCATTATCTTCAAGTCTCTTTTTATACAGCAGTCCATCATCACGCAGCACATCAAACTCGCATGTCAATATATAAGCTTGGGGTTGTAGTCGAATGATAGAATCCTCTGCAAGCAATGGGGAACATGCTGTCTCCAGAGCAGATTTGACTTCTTCAATAACTTCTTCAGCTTGCGAGGACATGACTCGGGGTTTGAAGCCTCGGACTTTAAATTCATCTGGAATATTTTCGGCACTTAACCACTTCCTGTACTTCATCTTTGTTTCAACGGGAATGTGGTCGCCATCCAACATCTCTTCAAGGCTGGACAGATCGTCACTTATATAATTCAACATATAGAAGGCAGCACGTTCTCTGTACAGAACTGGAACAGCCCGGTTCTGTTGATATGAAGGCAAATCAAAGTCAATCATCTGAACCGCTGGGTATATTAGCACCTGAGCCAATGGCTTTGGAAGGTCAGTCTTGTTCACAAGAGACTGACAAACTGCAGCGGTAAGATTACCCCCTGCACTGTCACCCGATATTATAACAGAAGAAGGGTCAACCCCAAATTCCTTTGCTGTTTTTAGGAAGTGAACTGTAGCATTGAGACAATCCTCGTATCCTGCAGGGTAACGGTGCTCTGGTGCCAAACGGTAACTATAagaaaatagatataaatagatattaaAATTAAAGCACTAAATGAAGTGCATAATTgtgttgctgcaaaaattcaaataacATTTTCAGCTTTATATTGTAGGCTGTTGCAAGCGGCTCCTCTgatcccatttttattctgtaacccatgTGACATGTGTAAAAATATTGGAGATAACTTTCACTggggatgttgcccatagcaaccaatcaggccAATGCTTTTTCCAACTTGTGGgcggctgtttaaatctaattgatcAAGCATCTTTATGTCCAGGTATTGGGTCAAGCTTCACTTAAAAATATGGGTCACTCAGTGAAAATAAGCTAATTACTTGTGACTTCATGAGACCTCAAGCGGAGATATGTTTAAATCCTGACCTAATAAGATTCATGAGGCCTGGAGCTGAACTGACCACTGTGAAACTCGCTAAGAAGCTTATGAAACAAAATTCATGTCCAGGAgcgaggagggtctatgtagggtaggggggtagggttttttttacttaacggttgaattctcctttaactatgcATATGTCTTGAAAGACTGGATAACTATTcagcattagtgatgagtgaatttgtcccatttcgcttctccAAAAAACTTCACGAAAGgcaaaaattttttgcaaaactatGACTATGGGCGACGTTTTTGTGGCAGcaaaatttttttcttctgtgtgaCATTACTTGGCTCACGTGTTCCATTTTTGTTGGCCGCAAAACTTACcacgtggcaaatttttgccactaTGGCTCAAGGGCCAAACGCTTAcattacggggccgattcactaagggtcgaatatcgagggttaattaaccctcgatattcgactaggaattaaaatccttcgacttcgaatatcgaagtcgaaggatttagcgcaaatagtgcgatcgtacgatcgaaggattattccttcgatcgaacgattaaatcctttgaatcgaacgattcgaaggatttaaatccaacgatcgaaggaatatccttcgatcaaaaaaagtaagccaagcctatggggaccttccccataggctaacattgacttcggtagcttttagatggcgaactagggggtcgaagtttttgttaaagagacagtacttcgactatcgaatggtcgaatagtcgaacaatttttatttcgaatagttcgattcaaagtcgtagtcaaaggtcgaagtagcccattcgatggtcgaagtagcccaaaaaaaacttcgaaatttgaagttttttaccttcgaatccttcactcgaagttagtgaatcagcccctagatgTAGAAGTTATGAAAAAAACGGAGGGAGGACAgcatcaatgagccaatgcgGTTTTCGATTCATCAGAAAAATCAAGCCcaccagatatcgattggggaggcCTGTCGgagagccccatacactggcagataaattgccaaatCAGTTTAAAGGACCCAAATCGgcagtttaaatctgcccatgtttaGCCACCTCAACCCATGTCTTCTCTTTTCTCAGCTTTATATTGCttcccccatggcttcacagcagcttgtttatataagctaacGTAACATTTCTCAATTAAACACACCAGTAATACCAGTGCAAAACAAcattacattatgttttcatgcagcaccttcatttttggtgttactgttcctttaatcagggCCTGAGAGTCCTGTCCTGATTTGAAACTTCTGATATCCAGACAGACTGAAGATTTTAAAACTTAACGGACGAGCTAGAGGCAGCATGTCTGTGACCTAAGGCTATGGATGCACCAAGTACAAATCCTCCCCTGTACAAAGGTACAATGCTTACCCATaagtgcaggtccggactgagaattaaaataggccctgacatttcaggttcacagaggcccactcagcccacacagaggcccaaacagcccccaccagcccactagatactgactttctatgggaccttatagcccctctggcatttgccagaacccacagattgccagtccgggcctgcataagAGGGTGGGGTTTTAAAGTGAATCAGGAGTGTGACAAGTGTGgatggggcagggtgcaaacagTCAGGAATCTTGGAGTAAGTCATCTATTTTGTTAGACTGACTTACCCAACTGAGACAACAACGGTTTCTGTTTCTTTGGAGATGTAGCGACATAATTTATCATATGTATCTGTGAAGAGAAAAATACCCATGATTTCAAAATTGTAACTAAACCGAAAACTAGTTAAACATGGTAGCGGTCAATCTATCTAAAGTTACAGCCAATAAGCAAGCTATTTACTTTAATTCATAGGTGTCCATACTAAAGTCTGATTGGCCTCACAAGATTGCAATCCATATAAAGCCCACCAGGGCAGTTAATCATCTCACAGCAAAACTCAAGGGCTCATAAAGTAAAGAAGTACAAAAACTTGTGCTAGGTTTTGTTCCAGATGCCTTCAACTTCCATTAGCATGAGTGGGTGGGAGTTTGACGGTACACATCATCCATGTCCAATCCAAATAGTACAATATTATAGGTTCAACATACAATTGAAGCCCTGAGATGTGACGGCGGGTGCTCGCTAGCCCAAACACTGCTCTTTAATTTGTACATTTCAGTCAATTTGTTTTCTTACCGATGCTTCCAAACATCCAGCCTCCTCCATGGAAGAACATAACTCCTTTCCTTCCACCAGCAGACGGCAACCTCGGCTGATAGACTCTCACAGGCACATTTTCAAACTGCTGGTCTTTGATGAAGAGTTTTGGGTCCTCTCCCAGCTTCCCTACCATCAGTTGCTCCCTCACATAACGAGTAAAGTTAACTGGGTTGCATAATCCTAGGTTCTGAAATATCTTCCCCTGTTTAAACACAAAAATCGATGTATTACCCGGCAGAGTTACACCATCTTacatatgcacatttttaatgGGCATGCAAAGCCTTAAGCTGTTTCACTGAGCACACTTTGAGCGTGTGTCATGCCAGGGTGCCCTGCAAAGACATTATAATGTTATGGAGCTTAATTGTTCCCTGAACGCTTCACAGAGGTGCCACCACTGTGCTGCACAATACAGAGAAGATGGTAAGTCCCTTGTTTCTCTTTCTTCTGGGGCTCACCCCTTACTCATACATGCACATACACACTCTCACCTACACATACATTAAACACATGCCCCTAGACAGCTTATTGGTCTCTGCTGTTGCATACACAAGCCTAGCTTGCTAGATTCTATTTCCCTGTCATCATTACTATACAGCCTTCTTAGGCTATATATCTTGATCACTTTTGGGTTCAGTTTAGCCTTTATCCTATCTACCTACTGGCAGAAAACTGTTGGCAAATTACCAGCAATTATCTACCACAATAATGCAAGACAGAGATTCAGCCTTCTCAAAGCCTCCACCAAATAGGACACCTGGTGGGACTGGAATTCCAGCACTAGGTGAGTGGGTGTCCTGGAGTATATGTTACCTGTGTCACCTTGTCTAATCAtgataagaaaacaaaaagataGACTTTAACAACGGAAGTTTGAAACTTCATAGAATGGTTCTGCTAAAGTACTTCTTATCAAAGCCGAGCAAACAGAAAAGATATCAAAACTAAGAGCTTTTATCTGCTGCTAATCCTGTTCCCAAGGCCGTCCAGTAGAGCAGACTAGCAAATCTCCCAGGTGCAAAATGGAAGCACATTTTATTGCACAATTGGCACCTGTATATTCAGCATGGTATGTGTTGACATAGGCATCATTACACTTGGTCACACATACATGACAGGGTTACAGTTATGT
This sequence is a window from Xenopus laevis strain J_2021 chromosome 7S, Xenopus_laevis_v10.1, whole genome shotgun sequence. Protein-coding genes within it:
- the aadacl4.S gene encoding arylacetamide deacetylase-like 4 S homeolog (The RefSeq protein has 1 substitution compared to this genomic sequence): MGLAFPLLVLFLAVICSLCILIFVGVIYFELSNSKIPPGVACPGKLRVIHIMMISIAILGKIFQNLGLCNPVNFTRYVREQLMVGKLGEDPKLFIKDQQFENVPVRVYQPRLPSAGGRKGVMFFHGGGWMFGSIDTYDKLCRYISKETETVVVSVGYRLAPEHRYPAGYEDCLNATVHFLKTAKEFGVDPSSVIISGDSAGGNLTAAVCQSLVNKTDLPKPLAQVLIYPAVQMIDFDLPSYQQNRAVPVLYRERAAFYMLNYISDDLSSLEEMLDGDHIPVETKMKYRKWLSAENIPDEFKVRGFKPRVMSSQAEEVIEEVKSALETACSPLLAEDSVIRLQPQAYILTCEFDVLRDDGLLYKKRLEDNGVPVTWYHVKDGFHGIVSFFDNGNLSFPSGKLAIESIASYIKNA